A stretch of the uncultured Desulfobacter sp. genome encodes the following:
- a CDS encoding potassium channel family protein — protein MNFRLKIYSALFIALLSVGIIGFMLFENMSLADAIYFSIVTMATVGYGDIHPQTDLGKILTIIIIVGGVGTFLSVVASVTDVFVNRREEKIRQEKINMVSGLFFSEMGNDLLKHFIQFDDEVETLYKNLKISIKWENEDFNKAYTLLEKHRVSINSHKGEMQDLLKHMQNRADLLLRLIENPILQEHELFTELLRAIFHLRDELSHRNNLSELLASDRKHLEGDISRVYKLLIFEWLRYLRYIKKNYGYLFSLAIRTNPFDPDATIAVKS, from the coding sequence ATGAACTTTCGGCTAAAAATATACTCTGCGCTTTTTATTGCTTTGCTTTCAGTTGGTATCATTGGATTCATGCTGTTTGAGAATATGTCATTGGCCGATGCCATATATTTTTCAATCGTAACGATGGCAACGGTTGGCTATGGAGATATCCATCCTCAAACAGACTTAGGTAAAATTTTAACGATTATCATCATCGTTGGCGGGGTGGGGACATTTTTAAGCGTGGTTGCCAGTGTTACGGATGTGTTTGTCAATCGACGTGAAGAAAAAATCCGGCAGGAAAAGATCAATATGGTATCGGGATTGTTTTTCAGTGAAATGGGAAACGACCTTTTAAAACATTTTATTCAATTTGATGATGAAGTTGAGACCTTATACAAAAACTTAAAAATTTCGATAAAATGGGAAAATGAGGACTTTAACAAGGCATATACCCTTTTAGAAAAACATCGTGTGTCAATCAATTCCCATAAAGGAGAAATGCAGGATTTATTAAAACACATGCAAAATCGGGCAGATTTACTTTTAAGATTAATTGAAAATCCGATTCTCCAAGAACACGAACTTTTTACCGAATTGCTGCGTGCCATATTCCATTTACGGGATGAACTCTCACACCGCAATAATTTATCCGAATTATTGGCTTCTGATCGTAAACACCTTGAAGGGGATATCTCAAGGGTCTATAAGTTGCTGATATTTGAATGGTTGCGTTATCTTCGCTATATCAAAAAAAATTACGGTTATCTTTTTTCTTTGGCCATTCGTACCAATCCGTTTGATCCGGACGCAACCATTGCGGTAAAAAGCTAA
- a CDS encoding DUF2914 domain-containing protein, with translation MMNKTSIEDRDQDLMKKFRNIVEEKKQLNEQEPQKRPWPAFTLAGFIMAAIIVAIAYHMIPERVHTAPSPTPAKVKTAALKTPVSMPDPTLTQGEKPSIPDEKPPQEPLTESAPVIPAKEEEPSLEVVQTPEKAAPIETLPEIVNSTDATIKELVICRSIKNRQYVSPENRFSMKNGAKPAVWTWMNALTDKPPQELSHIYYLNGKRFCRVILPVPFPRTRTWSKVTMKRPAQAGSWRVDVVNKNGQVIARANFTVEI, from the coding sequence ATGATGAACAAAACCAGTATAGAGGATCGAGACCAGGACCTCATGAAAAAATTCCGAAACATTGTCGAGGAAAAGAAACAACTCAATGAGCAGGAGCCTCAAAAGCGCCCATGGCCTGCCTTCACATTGGCAGGGTTCATCATGGCAGCAATCATCGTGGCCATAGCCTACCACATGATCCCCGAACGCGTGCATACGGCCCCCTCTCCCACCCCGGCAAAAGTTAAGACCGCCGCCCTAAAAACCCCTGTATCCATGCCTGACCCCACATTAACGCAGGGGGAGAAACCGAGCATCCCCGATGAAAAGCCGCCCCAAGAACCCCTGACCGAATCGGCACCTGTCATACCGGCAAAAGAGGAGGAGCCGTCTTTAGAGGTTGTACAGACCCCGGAAAAGGCAGCTCCCATAGAGACACTTCCGGAAATCGTCAACAGCACAGATGCGACCATCAAGGAACTGGTTATCTGCCGCAGCATCAAAAACAGACAATATGTTTCTCCGGAGAACCGTTTTTCAATGAAAAACGGTGCAAAGCCCGCGGTCTGGACATGGATGAACGCCCTGACCGACAAGCCCCCCCAAGAGCTGAGCCACATCTATTACCTCAACGGCAAAAGATTCTGTCGGGTCATTCTCCCGGTCCCCTTCCCCAGGACCCGCACCTGGAGCAAAGTAACAATGAAAAGACCCGCGCAGGCAGGATCATGGCGTGTGGACGTCGTCAACAAGAATGGGCAGGTAATCGCAAGAGCCAATTTCACCGTTGAAATTTGA
- the pncB gene encoding nicotinate phosphoribosyltransferase, with protein MIETILDNDLYKFTMQQAVHRLYPKARVRYELTNRGQTPFPEGFDRLIKDRVAQMAGVSLTRDERLWLEKACPYFTKAYLDYLAAFRFDPDQVEISQQGPRLSVRVDGIWSRTILWEVPLMAIISETYFEVTAPEILSRQAIRERNQAKAQMMADAGLAFADFGTRRRFSVTNHAHFLEDVLALDHHSMAGTSNVHFARMYGIAPVGTMAHEWIMFHGALTDYPAANAAAMDAWLDVYPDVLGIALTDTFTTNNFLKAFNSDRANRLSGVRHDSGDPETFTQTILAHYREKGIDPATKAIVFSDGLNVERAIKIHRFCRGEVKDSYGIGTNLTNDVGVAPLNIVIKLSWVQPEPDMDGRPTVKLSDDPGKHTGDPGELRYCQKVLGL; from the coding sequence ATGATTGAGACGATACTTGACAATGATCTGTATAAATTCACCATGCAGCAGGCTGTGCATCGGTTGTATCCCAAGGCCCGGGTTCGATATGAACTGACGAACCGGGGACAAACCCCTTTTCCCGAAGGCTTTGACCGCTTGATTAAAGACCGGGTGGCGCAGATGGCGGGGGTAAGTTTGACCCGTGATGAACGATTATGGCTGGAAAAGGCTTGCCCCTATTTTACAAAAGCCTATCTGGATTATCTGGCCGCATTCCGTTTTGATCCTGACCAGGTGGAAATTTCCCAACAGGGGCCCAGGCTTTCCGTCAGGGTGGATGGGATCTGGTCCCGGACCATTTTATGGGAAGTGCCGCTGATGGCCATTATTTCAGAAACCTATTTTGAGGTGACCGCTCCTGAAATTTTGTCCAGGCAGGCCATCCGGGAGCGTAACCAGGCCAAAGCGCAAATGATGGCCGATGCCGGTCTGGCCTTTGCGGATTTTGGGACCCGGCGGCGGTTTTCCGTTACCAATCACGCCCATTTTCTTGAGGATGTACTGGCCCTGGACCACCATAGCATGGCCGGTACCTCCAATGTGCATTTTGCCAGAATGTATGGCATTGCCCCGGTGGGAACCATGGCCCATGAGTGGATTATGTTCCATGGGGCCTTGACCGATTATCCCGCGGCCAATGCCGCAGCCATGGATGCCTGGCTTGATGTGTATCCCGATGTGCTGGGCATTGCGCTGACCGATACCTTTACCACAAATAATTTTTTAAAGGCCTTTAACAGTGACCGAGCCAACCGGTTATCCGGTGTCCGCCACGATTCCGGAGACCCTGAAACCTTTACCCAAACGATCCTTGCCCATTATAGGGAAAAGGGGATTGATCCGGCGACCAAAGCCATTGTGTTTTCAGACGGCCTGAATGTGGAACGGGCAATAAAAATTCACAGGTTCTGCCGGGGAGAGGTCAAGGACTCCTATGGTATCGGAACGAATCTGACCAATGATGTCGGCGTTGCGCCTTTAAATATTGTGATCAAACTCTCCTGGGTGCAGCCGGAACCCGATATGGACGGACGACCGACGGTTAAGTTATCTGATGATCCGGGTAAACATACCGGTGATCCCGGGGAGTTGCGGTACTGTCAAAAAGTCCTTGGCCTTTGA
- the pncA gene encoding bifunctional nicotinamidase/pyrazinamidase yields the protein MQINTKQDYTAVIVVDIQADFTQAMQGSLAVGGADQAYLDSAEAETRRLKALGYPIYATQDWHPADHISFFSNHSNANPYDLIEIEGRQQVLWPPHCVQESPGAQILMEDSLFTAIVKKGMDPAFDSYSGFFDDGKKATGLADILKDAGIKKLIIYGLATDYCVKATVMDAVMLGFDVTLIEDLCRGVAPETTDAALEEMKAAGVDIC from the coding sequence ATGCAGATAAATACAAAACAAGACTATACCGCCGTTATTGTTGTGGATATCCAGGCAGATTTTACCCAGGCCATGCAAGGCAGCCTGGCCGTTGGGGGTGCAGACCAAGCCTACCTTGATAGTGCAGAGGCCGAAACCCGCCGGCTCAAGGCACTGGGTTACCCGATCTATGCCACCCAGGACTGGCATCCGGCAGATCATATCTCCTTTTTTTCCAACCACAGCAACGCCAATCCCTATGACCTCATTGAGATTGAAGGCCGCCAGCAGGTATTATGGCCCCCCCATTGTGTCCAAGAGAGTCCTGGTGCTCAAATTTTGATGGAAGATTCCCTTTTTACGGCCATTGTCAAAAAAGGCATGGATCCGGCCTTTGATTCCTATTCCGGTTTCTTCGATGACGGGAAAAAAGCGACCGGCCTGGCCGATATCCTCAAAGACGCCGGTATAAAAAAACTCATTATCTACGGACTGGCAACAGATTATTGCGTCAAGGCAACGGTCATGGATGCTGTAATGCTCGGATTTGATGTAACACTGATTGAAGACCTGTGCCGGGGTGTTGCTCCGGAAACCACAGACGCCGCGTTAGAAGAGATGAAAGCGGCGGGTGTCGATATCTGCTAA
- a CDS encoding HDOD domain-containing protein, which translates to MKNIFEKIKKSSSLPQLPQVMVQLIRACGKENTNIDEVTQIISRDAGLTAKLLAIISSSHVNLAKQVNTIKSAVVYLGLDTVRNIAISSSAMQFFKFSNATDNFNINRFWYHSYKCAVLAQRIAREKRQANPDQYFLAGLLHDIGTLVLMATFPEEYKEIEARVNQGQDEFDAQTDILDIDGPKVSAWLFKQWHLPPLISDAVGFLSQPPARIQEESDHIKILFMANLMADPESTSVTKDARALTDIPPAMLNDIAVQAENEVHQTAKSLNLDPGDSQQGYHLLADDLKNVSLCFGTLDNLLRAKDAPTVFKTIQRGLEIIFHIPRIFFFLRDRDKALLTGICAKEDRHYNIVTSIALAMNNTNSLIVKSVNTGNVTTSIDKEDLAASDTQVIRALETPALYAIPIPGQNGCSGAMVIGVDNDLAHTLDKNETLLALFSRQAGTCLENLNFHEKYAGDISDKKMEAYATLTDKVVHEINNPVTIIKNYLETLKLPQKHSALEDISVVKEEMRRVSSLLEGLTSFSKPKVGGALETIDLNEMCRRVLAVLEKSILAPRQIRIQIDLDAGMPKATLDSNGLKQMLINLVKNAAEALEKGDEIRFKTKLVPGSAKVLIDEKRKLPGMAQITIQDNGPGIPSHIRERLFEPYNSTKPYAPNSGLGLFIVHSIVKGMQGRITYDSHRGKGTCFTILIPLAPDIAPRADII; encoded by the coding sequence ATGAAAAATATTTTTGAAAAAATAAAAAAATCCAGCTCCTTGCCCCAGCTGCCCCAGGTGATGGTACAGTTGATCCGAGCCTGCGGTAAAGAGAATACAAATATTGACGAAGTAACCCAAATCATCAGCCGGGATGCGGGGCTTACGGCAAAGCTGCTGGCCATCATTTCATCTTCCCATGTTAACCTGGCAAAACAGGTTAACACTATCAAATCTGCGGTGGTGTATTTGGGACTGGATACGGTGCGCAACATCGCCATCAGTTCTTCGGCCATGCAGTTTTTCAAATTTTCCAACGCCACGGACAACTTCAACATCAACAGGTTCTGGTATCATTCGTACAAATGCGCGGTTTTGGCCCAACGCATCGCCCGTGAAAAAAGACAGGCTAATCCGGACCAGTATTTTCTGGCAGGGCTTCTCCATGATATCGGCACCCTAGTGCTCATGGCAACCTTTCCAGAAGAATACAAGGAGATTGAAGCCAGGGTAAACCAGGGACAAGATGAGTTTGATGCCCAGACGGATATCCTTGATATAGATGGCCCCAAAGTCAGTGCCTGGTTGTTCAAACAGTGGCATCTGCCCCCACTGATATCTGATGCCGTGGGGTTTTTAAGTCAACCTCCGGCACGCATCCAAGAAGAATCCGACCATATTAAAATTCTTTTCATGGCCAACCTCATGGCAGACCCGGAAAGCACCTCGGTGACAAAGGATGCACGAGCCCTGACAGACATACCCCCCGCCATGTTGAATGACATCGCGGTCCAGGCTGAAAACGAAGTCCATCAAACAGCCAAAAGCCTGAATCTTGATCCGGGAGATTCGCAACAAGGATATCACCTTCTGGCAGATGACCTTAAAAACGTATCTTTGTGTTTTGGCACCCTGGACAACCTGCTCAGGGCAAAGGATGCGCCAACGGTGTTTAAGACGATCCAAAGGGGATTGGAAATCATTTTCCACATTCCCCGGATCTTTTTCTTTCTTCGGGACAGGGACAAGGCTCTGCTCACCGGAATCTGCGCAAAAGAGGATCGTCATTACAACATTGTCACAAGCATTGCTCTTGCCATGAACAACACGAACAGCCTGATCGTAAAATCGGTCAATACAGGCAACGTTACGACCAGTATAGACAAGGAAGACCTTGCCGCATCTGATACCCAGGTTATCCGGGCGCTTGAAACACCAGCCCTTTATGCCATACCCATTCCAGGACAAAATGGTTGTTCCGGCGCCATGGTTATCGGCGTAGACAACGACCTTGCCCACACCCTGGACAAAAACGAAACCCTGCTGGCACTTTTTTCACGTCAGGCAGGCACCTGCCTTGAGAATCTTAATTTCCATGAAAAGTATGCCGGAGATATCAGTGATAAAAAAATGGAGGCGTATGCGACTCTGACAGACAAAGTTGTACATGAGATCAACAACCCTGTTACTATCATTAAAAATTACCTTGAAACCCTGAAACTACCTCAAAAACATTCTGCTCTGGAAGATATCAGTGTTGTCAAAGAAGAGATGAGACGTGTTTCATCTCTGCTTGAAGGGCTGACATCGTTTTCAAAGCCCAAGGTAGGGGGGGCGCTGGAAACCATTGATCTCAATGAAATGTGCCGTCGCGTACTGGCCGTGTTGGAAAAATCCATTCTAGCCCCCAGACAAATCCGAATTCAGATCGACCTTGATGCCGGCATGCCAAAGGCCACCCTGGACAGCAACGGATTAAAACAAATGCTTATCAACCTGGTTAAAAACGCAGCCGAAGCCCTTGAAAAAGGAGACGAAATCCGATTTAAAACAAAACTTGTTCCCGGCTCGGCCAAGGTTTTGATAGATGAAAAAAGAAAGCTGCCCGGTATGGCGCAAATCACCATCCAGGACAACGGCCCGGGCATCCCGTCACATATCAGGGAACGGCTTTTTGAACCCTATAATTCAACGAAACCCTACGCGCCCAATTCAGGTTTAGGCCTTTTTATTGTTCATTCAATTGTCAAAGGAATGCAAGGACGCATTACCTATGACAGCCACAGAGGCAAAGGCACCTGTTTCACCATCCTCATCCCTTTGGCCCCTGATATCGCCCCCAGGGCAGATATCATATAA
- a CDS encoding PilZ domain-containing protein, giving the protein MNIIFILIISVILILICVYLFRLFRWAKRDTDTATAKNIYVLNYNRTIDEDVFPEAGAAGPRTKVLEESERRRFPRTEFHGFVDFINKGTLYKGQARDLSYSGIFIKSKTPEKYKKNDFIVITFQTAGTGPQRRNGQIARVDHTGIGVDFLS; this is encoded by the coding sequence ATGAATATTATATTCATCCTCATAATTTCTGTAATTTTGATCCTTATTTGCGTGTATCTTTTTAGGCTTTTCAGATGGGCTAAACGGGATACGGACACGGCCACCGCAAAAAATATTTATGTCCTCAATTACAATCGCACCATAGATGAAGATGTTTTTCCCGAAGCAGGTGCGGCCGGACCACGCACAAAAGTTTTGGAAGAGTCGGAACGTCGCAGGTTTCCCAGAACCGAGTTTCATGGTTTTGTAGATTTTATAAACAAAGGCACCCTGTATAAGGGACAGGCCCGGGATCTGAGTTACTCCGGCATTTTCATCAAATCCAAGACACCGGAAAAATACAAAAAAAACGATTTTATTGTTATAACCTTTCAAACCGCCGGGACAGGCCCCCAGCGGCGAAACGGTCAGATCGCCCGAGTTGACCACACTGGTATCGGCGTTGATTTTCTCTCCTGA
- a CDS encoding PLP-dependent aminotransferase family protein, which produces MDYQSFLADRTRLMQSNAIREILKVVSKPGIISLAGGIPSPQSFPMDLFGVLLEKVMAKYQSRAFQYDLTEGFAPLCEQVSVLLSRRGIVASPDQVNITSGSQGVLDAMGKLLISKGDKVAVESPTYLGAISAFNPYEPEYISMETDDQGLIPQSLDETLTNQPIKLIYLVPTFQNPTGRTLSLERRQEIAEIIQKHNALLVEDDPYSSLRYQGEDVPAIKTLAPDHVIYVSTLSKVFAPGLRIGFYAAPEFLQRWLVMIKQGVDLHTSTFNQALAAEYLEGGYLDTHLPKIIDLYKPRQKAMLAALEKMMPKGYVCTPSDGGMFLWVTGPEGLDDLALYEKAVENGVAFVPGRFFYTDPSQGTGTMRLNYTMADEATIEIAIEKLARAAKQ; this is translated from the coding sequence ATGGATTATCAGTCATTTCTGGCAGACAGAACCCGGCTTATGCAGTCCAATGCCATCCGGGAAATTCTCAAAGTGGTATCAAAACCCGGGATTATATCCCTGGCCGGGGGAATTCCTTCCCCGCAAAGTTTTCCCATGGATCTTTTTGGGGTGCTGCTTGAAAAGGTCATGGCAAAATATCAGTCCCGTGCGTTTCAATATGATCTCACCGAAGGGTTTGCCCCCCTGTGCGAACAGGTCAGCGTTCTTTTGTCCCGGCGCGGGATTGTTGCATCACCGGATCAGGTAAATATCACCTCCGGCTCCCAGGGCGTTTTAGATGCCATGGGCAAACTTCTGATCAGCAAAGGGGACAAGGTTGCCGTAGAATCCCCCACCTACCTTGGCGCCATATCAGCCTTTAATCCCTATGAACCCGAATACATCTCCATGGAGACGGACGACCAGGGGCTGATTCCCCAATCCCTGGATGAAACGCTGACAAACCAGCCTATCAAACTGATTTACCTGGTTCCCACATTCCAGAACCCCACGGGCCGAACCCTGTCCCTTGAAAGACGGCAGGAGATTGCCGAGATCATCCAAAAACACAATGCCCTGCTTGTGGAAGATGATCCCTACTCGTCACTTCGTTACCAGGGTGAAGACGTTCCGGCCATCAAGACCCTGGCCCCGGACCATGTCATCTACGTCTCCACCTTGTCCAAAGTCTTTGCTCCCGGGCTTCGCATCGGGTTTTACGCAGCACCCGAATTTTTGCAACGGTGGCTGGTCATGATCAAGCAGGGCGTGGATCTTCACACCTCAACCTTTAACCAGGCCCTGGCAGCCGAATATCTGGAAGGCGGATATCTTGATACCCATCTGCCCAAGATCATCGACTTATACAAACCCAGGCAAAAGGCCATGCTGGCAGCCCTTGAAAAAATGATGCCCAAAGGATATGTCTGCACCCCGTCTGACGGGGGGATGTTTTTGTGGGTGACCGGCCCTGAGGGCTTGGATGATCTGGCATTGTATGAAAAAGCCGTGGAAAACGGTGTGGCATTTGTACCGGGACGCTTTTTTTATACAGACCCCTCCCAGGGCACAGGCACCATGCGGCTTAATTACACCATGGCAGATGAAGCCACCATTGAAATTGCCATTGAAAAGCTTGCCCGGGCCGCAAAGCAGTAA
- a CDS encoding amidohydrolase family protein, with protein MIIDAHAHIYPDDVAHKALSTVMKNGNGLVSIHTDGTHSGLVSSMDKANIDYSIVLPVATGIGHGKNILEWIRKMAPLSKRIIFFGSVHPQDPECLETIEEMRNAGIQGIKFHPGYQNFPADSIDALKVYEEILNHDMVLHFHSGFDPSLPQCDYTSVERFSTIVNLFSGSKIVLAHAGGMDEWQKVNDLLGNRGCYFDIAWVLEKMRADDVARELYRQNDDYFLFGTDTPWCDQTDYVQLIQKSDTLTQDQRDKLFFKNILKLIDLP; from the coding sequence ATGATCATTGATGCTCACGCTCATATCTACCCTGACGATGTCGCGCATAAAGCGCTAAGTACTGTAATGAAAAACGGCAATGGCCTAGTGAGTATCCACACCGATGGGACGCACAGCGGTCTTGTTTCATCAATGGATAAGGCCAATATTGATTATTCCATCGTACTCCCTGTGGCCACCGGTATAGGACACGGAAAAAATATTCTGGAATGGATTAGAAAAATGGCCCCGCTGTCAAAACGGATTATTTTTTTTGGATCTGTCCATCCACAGGATCCCGAATGCCTGGAGACAATCGAAGAAATGCGCAACGCAGGTATACAGGGTATTAAATTTCATCCCGGCTACCAGAATTTTCCTGCGGATTCGATTGACGCGCTAAAGGTATACGAAGAAATTTTAAACCATGACATGGTGCTGCACTTTCATTCGGGATTTGACCCCAGTCTGCCCCAGTGTGATTACACCTCTGTGGAGCGCTTTTCAACCATTGTTAATCTTTTCAGCGGTTCAAAAATTGTGCTGGCCCATGCCGGTGGAATGGATGAATGGCAAAAAGTGAATGATCTTTTAGGGAACAGGGGATGTTATTTCGATATCGCCTGGGTTTTAGAAAAAATGAGAGCAGATGACGTCGCCAGGGAGTTGTACAGACAAAATGACGATTATTTTCTCTTTGGCACTGACACGCCATGGTGCGACCAAACAGATTATGTACAGCTGATCCAAAAGTCCGATACCCTGACCCAGGACCAGAGAGATAAGCTATTCTTTAAAAACATACTCAAACTTATCGACTTGCCATGA
- a CDS encoding SNF2-related protein: MSDEFMTNSLCKGQRWVSETEPELGLGILSSFDPKTITLHFPGSDCARTYSRAAAPIKRMRFQPGDRISAEDGMQMTVEKVEDNGGVLTYFQGEKQLFESDLSSVLAVDMPFSKLLSGLAGASAKFDLRYRIRSAQGAYQQSPARGFLGGQVDLIPHQFYIAGEVSGRYFPRVLLSDETGLGKTIEAGLIIHRLLVTSQMSRVLIIVPDALVHQWFIELYRKFSLIFRIFDDDYVKEAASAEPDMNPFLLDQQGICSESFINAADPVKKLLINAGWDMVVMDEAHHMAQDSSLYQFLTDLDAETRGLMLLTATPEQMGVETHFAQLKLLDPHRYHDFSVFVKELDGYKAVAQQVREKLDRGESAQSLLDAFGPGRVIFRNRRRSIKGFPEREVSLIPLEGAVSLADDLTGDPKVACLAQLCLSLKPEKILVICRSRQTAKALVQGLKAHISVDAARFDESMDLLTRDRQAAWFADPEGARLLVCSEIGSEGRNFQFVHHLFLYDLPVNPELLEQRIGRVDRIGQKEKIVIHVPYIRNTSHEILALWYDQGIGLFKENVNGLHAVYTQFKPRVVQLMEQADKQPNGPTDSEIRQKMAGLIRDTAAFVAQISQTLNQGRHILLELNSFKPESAHALIQIIQQTEKSQDLHNLMTDLLDVYGVETDHITEVEGNSVVSFIPDRMTDENFPTLSGGGKFVTFDRATAIARDDLDFLTWDHPFVRQVMEYFITQGEGQVAVAGLSGAGRQGLFLESLFLLDLPEGDLSLSDRFLPALPIRVVVDHSGKPIDDGGLPANWESSLVPDDPGWFLDLPQVVQNVLPNMLDKSQDLARKMAQTHRLDGIAEMETVLTRETDRLVTLAKINPGISVEEAKSMVKAQAHIKALILNARLRLDGVRLIRAFE; encoded by the coding sequence ATGAGCGACGAGTTTATGACAAACAGTCTTTGTAAAGGACAGCGGTGGGTTTCCGAAACAGAGCCTGAATTGGGGTTGGGGATTCTTTCTTCTTTTGATCCAAAGACCATTACCTTGCATTTCCCCGGTTCGGACTGCGCCAGAACATACAGCCGGGCGGCCGCGCCGATCAAGCGGATGCGGTTTCAGCCCGGAGATCGGATCAGCGCAGAAGACGGAATGCAGATGACTGTGGAAAAAGTAGAGGACAATGGTGGTGTTCTGACCTATTTTCAAGGAGAAAAACAGCTGTTTGAGTCTGACTTGTCATCGGTATTAGCCGTGGACATGCCGTTTTCCAAGCTTCTTTCCGGACTTGCCGGAGCATCTGCCAAGTTTGATTTAAGATATCGCATCAGATCGGCCCAGGGGGCGTATCAGCAATCTCCGGCCAGGGGATTTTTAGGCGGTCAGGTGGATTTGATTCCCCACCAGTTTTATATTGCCGGAGAAGTGTCCGGTCGTTATTTCCCGCGGGTTCTGCTCTCTGATGAAACCGGGTTGGGCAAAACCATTGAGGCGGGTCTGATTATTCACCGTCTTCTGGTCACGTCTCAAATGTCGAGGGTGTTGATTATTGTTCCCGATGCCTTGGTGCATCAGTGGTTTATTGAGTTGTATCGAAAATTCAGTTTGATTTTTCGAATTTTTGATGACGACTATGTAAAAGAAGCTGCCTCGGCTGAGCCGGACATGAATCCTTTCCTTCTGGACCAGCAGGGGATTTGTTCAGAATCGTTTATAAATGCCGCGGACCCCGTCAAAAAGCTGTTGATCAACGCGGGATGGGATATGGTGGTTATGGATGAAGCCCACCATATGGCCCAGGATTCTTCCCTGTATCAATTTTTGACGGATTTGGATGCTGAAACCCGGGGGCTGATGCTTTTGACGGCAACGCCCGAGCAGATGGGCGTTGAAACCCATTTTGCCCAGTTAAAGCTTTTAGATCCCCATCGGTATCACGATTTTTCAGTTTTTGTAAAAGAGTTGGACGGATACAAAGCCGTGGCACAGCAAGTCAGGGAAAAATTAGACCGTGGAGAGTCCGCACAGTCGTTGCTGGACGCATTTGGGCCCGGCAGGGTGATTTTCAGAAACAGACGCCGTTCCATCAAAGGCTTTCCTGAAAGAGAGGTAAGCCTGATTCCCCTTGAAGGGGCGGTTTCCCTGGCGGATGATCTAACGGGTGACCCAAAAGTCGCCTGTCTTGCACAACTATGCCTCTCTTTAAAGCCTGAGAAAATATTGGTGATATGCCGTTCAAGGCAGACAGCAAAAGCGTTGGTTCAGGGGCTTAAAGCGCATATCAGCGTGGATGCGGCCCGGTTCGACGAAAGCATGGACCTGTTGACCCGAGACCGTCAGGCCGCCTGGTTTGCTGATCCTGAAGGGGCAAGGCTGCTGGTCTGTTCTGAAATTGGCAGTGAGGGAAGAAATTTTCAGTTTGTTCATCACCTTTTCCTTTATGATCTTCCCGTGAATCCGGAACTTTTAGAGCAGCGTATTGGCCGGGTGGACCGCATTGGCCAAAAAGAAAAAATTGTCATCCATGTACCGTATATCCGCAATACCTCCCATGAGATTTTGGCCTTGTGGTATGATCAGGGCATCGGCCTGTTTAAAGAAAACGTCAACGGTCTGCATGCCGTGTACACCCAATTTAAACCCCGTGTGGTTCAGTTGATGGAACAGGCGGATAAACAGCCGAATGGGCCGACAGATTCTGAAATCCGGCAGAAGATGGCGGGTTTGATCCGTGATACGGCAGCCTTTGTCGCTCAGATTTCCCAGACCCTGAACCAGGGCCGCCATATTCTTCTTGAATTAAACTCTTTTAAACCGGAATCTGCCCATGCATTAATTCAAATAATTCAACAAACGGAAAAATCCCAAGACCTTCACAATTTAATGACGGATCTGCTGGATGTTTACGGCGTTGAAACGGATCATATCACTGAGGTTGAGGGGAATTCAGTGGTCTCTTTTATACCTGATCGCATGACCGATGAAAATTTTCCCACATTGAGCGGAGGAGGCAAATTTGTCACCTTTGACAGGGCCACCGCCATTGCCCGGGATGATCTTGATTTTTTGACCTGGGACCATCCTTTTGTCCGTCAGGTGATGGAGTATTTTATTACCCAGGGAGAGGGCCAGGTTGCCGTGGCCGGACTATCCGGTGCCGGACGGCAGGGGCTGTTTCTTGAATCGCTTTTTCTTCTGGATCTTCCTGAAGGGGACTTGTCTTTGTCCGACAGGTTTCTTCCGGCACTGCCCATTCGTGTGGTCGTGGACCATAGCGGAAAACCCATAGATGACGGGGGGCTGCCTGCCAACTGGGAATCGTCTCTGGTCCCGGATGATCCGGGCTGGTTTCTGGATTTGCCCCAGGTGGTTCAAAATGTGCTTCCAAACATGTTGGATAAAAGTCAGGATCTGGCCCGAAAAATGGCACAGACCCATCGTCTTGACGGCATAGCTGAAATGGAGACAGTGCTGACCCGGGAAACGGATCGCCTGGTCACCCTGGCAAAAATTAATCCCGGAATATCGGTGGAAGAAGCAAAAAGCATGGTCAAAGCCCAGGCACATATTAAGGCCCTGATACTTAATGCCAGGCTTCGTCTGGATGGGGTGAGGTTGATCCGGGCTTTTGAGTAA